The proteins below come from a single uncultured Gellertiella sp. genomic window:
- a CDS encoding endonuclease/exonuclease/phosphatase family protein — translation MRLASYNIQYGFGRDGRSDLARVLDVVRAADIICLQEVDRHWRRTGMADQPAEIEALMPDRHAVYGPGFDVDASECVSGRVINRRRQFGVMTLSRWPVLSSRTVILPKHDTGPAFNMLTQALDTVIATPSGSLRVLNVHLTHTNEAERLEQIVALKALLERHDREGAAWNGRDAEAEAWQCSDPAPVLPGEAILLGDFNAEPDSAEYRLLTGDRDNGGFGLADCHTLCGHAPMSGVTFFRDEAQDADHDMRIDYAFVTKGLTDRVQSCRIDEATAASDHQPVFVELCQSLSGSY, via the coding sequence ATGAGACTTGCAAGTTACAATATCCAGTATGGCTTCGGCCGCGACGGCAGATCAGATCTGGCGCGCGTGCTCGACGTGGTCCGCGCGGCTGACATCATCTGCCTGCAGGAGGTCGACCGCCACTGGCGCCGCACCGGCATGGCCGACCAGCCGGCCGAGATCGAAGCCCTGATGCCGGATCGCCATGCGGTCTACGGGCCGGGTTTCGATGTCGATGCCAGCGAATGTGTCTCGGGCCGGGTGATCAACCGCCGCCGCCAGTTCGGGGTGATGACCCTGAGCCGCTGGCCTGTTCTCTCCAGCCGCACGGTGATCCTGCCGAAGCACGATACCGGCCCGGCCTTCAACATGCTGACCCAGGCGCTGGATACGGTGATTGCGACCCCTTCGGGGTCTCTCAGGGTGCTGAATGTCCACCTCACCCATACCAATGAAGCCGAGCGGCTGGAGCAGATCGTTGCGCTGAAGGCGCTGCTTGAACGCCACGACCGGGAAGGGGCGGCCTGGAACGGACGCGACGCGGAGGCCGAGGCCTGGCAATGCAGTGATCCCGCACCGGTTTTGCCGGGCGAGGCGATCCTGCTTGGCGATTTCAACGCCGAACCCGACAGCGCCGAATACCGGCTGCTCACCGGCGACAGGGATAATGGTGGTTTCGGCCTTGCCGATTGCCATACGCTTTGCGGCCATGCCCCGATGTCCGGCGTCACCTTCTTCAGGGACGAGGCGCAGGACGCCGATCACGACATGCGCATCGACTATGCCTTTGTCACCAAAGGGCTGACTGACCGGGTGCAGTCCTGCAGGATCGACGAGGCCACTGCGGCCTCCGACCACCAGCCGGTTTTCGTCGAGCTCTGCCAGAGTCTGTCAGGTTCATATTGA
- a CDS encoding TetR family transcriptional regulator C-terminal domain-containing protein, which translates to MAGRQAKTQGPSGTVAPPRLRMDKAARKAELLEATIDVLADRGIGDFTLADIAQAANASPSLIVVHFGGKENLLTAALELMGREYFGGLHASQFGASRSAAEKLWRLVDAEFGGTYFTPRYLAAWKTFWAATNGRKLYLDLFADQTRHFTAVMTELCRELVAGGDYPGQDSTVLARILDTALGGIWLELTQGPTPLTVPEAQTMARTLLAHLFPLHFTVDGPRPEKAA; encoded by the coding sequence ATGGCGGGACGGCAGGCGAAGACGCAGGGTCCATCCGGCACCGTGGCCCCGCCGCGCCTGCGGATGGACAAGGCGGCCCGCAAGGCCGAGCTTCTCGAGGCGACCATCGACGTGCTGGCCGACAGGGGCATCGGCGATTTCACCCTTGCCGACATCGCCCAGGCCGCCAATGCCTCGCCCTCGCTGATCGTCGTGCATTTTGGCGGCAAGGAAAATCTCCTGACGGCGGCGCTCGAACTGATGGGCCGGGAATATTTCGGCGGGCTGCATGCCAGCCAGTTCGGGGCAAGCCGCAGCGCTGCGGAGAAACTGTGGCGGCTGGTCGATGCCGAATTCGGCGGCACCTATTTCACGCCGCGCTATCTTGCCGCCTGGAAAACCTTCTGGGCCGCCACCAATGGCCGCAAGCTCTATCTCGATCTCTTTGCCGACCAGACCCGGCATTTCACCGCCGTGATGACCGAGCTTTGCCGCGAGCTCGTGGCAGGCGGCGATTATCCCGGCCAGGACAGCACGGTGCTGGCCCGGATCCTCGACACGGCGCTGGGCGGCATCTGGCTGGAACTGACCCAGGGGCCGACGCCGCTCACTGTGCCGGAGGCGCAGACCATGGCAAGGACGCTGCTTGCCCATCTCTTCCCGCTGCATTTCACGGTTGACGGCCCCCGGCCCGAAAAAGCGGCCTGA
- a CDS encoding ABC transporter substrate-binding protein gives MLRIIALVSALLFSLPLAAQAEGVLHLGTDVGFGAKTTMDPYDGNRFWPVINIVFDGLVTLTPDGKPEPRLATSWSSSENLTVWTFKLRTGVRFHDGRAFGAKDVLWSYKRMLDKDFDSPVRAVLSIIRDIKAVDDQTVEFDLSAPEADFPLLAGDYRALILPEGTTAESVHDKPIGTGPFIAETVDPEGTTVLSANPDYYGGKPKLSSIEVVAIADSSARVQALLSGQLDMLLTIDAKQAPLFAGNPDFTLQHIPSGDWNAIDFQTNVKPFDDVRVRKALRLAVDREALTRLVLGDGNGIVSCDTPVWNGDAYHSDFADCHQDIAGARKLLAEAGYPDGIDVEIFTSDVEENMVQIVEAYQAQVKAAGIRVKLSMTASDGFWDSVWMKRPAFVDSWGQRPATQVLNEVYRSTANWNPSVWKHPEFDAMLDKARAEPDFARRKALYGEIQKKLYDEGGMLIPYHKVLLRVLRDSVRGVEAPFVTENIDWATVDVE, from the coding sequence ATGCTCAGGATCATCGCACTTGTCTCAGCATTGCTGTTCAGCCTGCCCCTCGCGGCGCAGGCCGAAGGCGTGCTGCATCTTGGCACCGATGTCGGTTTTGGAGCCAAGACCACCATGGACCCCTATGATGGCAACCGGTTCTGGCCGGTCATCAACATCGTCTTCGACGGGCTGGTGACGCTGACGCCGGACGGCAAGCCCGAGCCACGGCTGGCGACCTCCTGGTCCTCCAGCGAGAACCTGACCGTCTGGACCTTCAAGCTCAGGACCGGCGTCAGATTCCATGATGGCCGCGCCTTCGGCGCGAAGGACGTGCTCTGGTCCTACAAGCGGATGCTGGACAAGGATTTCGACAGCCCGGTGCGCGCCGTCCTGTCGATCATCAGGGACATCAAGGCGGTCGACGACCAGACGGTCGAATTCGATCTCTCCGCGCCGGAAGCGGATTTCCCGCTGCTTGCCGGTGACTATCGTGCCCTGATCCTGCCGGAGGGCACGACGGCGGAAAGCGTGCATGACAAGCCGATCGGCACCGGCCCCTTCATCGCCGAAACCGTCGATCCCGAAGGCACCACGGTGCTTTCGGCCAATCCCGACTATTACGGCGGCAAGCCGAAACTCTCCTCCATCGAGGTGGTGGCGATTGCCGACAGCTCGGCCCGCGTCCAGGCGCTGTTGTCCGGCCAGCTCGACATGCTGCTGACGATTGACGCCAAGCAGGCGCCGCTGTTTGCCGGCAATCCGGATTTCACCCTGCAGCACATTCCCTCCGGCGACTGGAATGCCATCGACTTCCAGACCAATGTGAAGCCCTTCGACGATGTCAGGGTGCGCAAGGCCCTGAGGCTGGCGGTGGACCGCGAGGCGCTGACCCGGCTGGTGCTCGGCGACGGCAACGGCATCGTCAGCTGCGACACGCCGGTCTGGAACGGCGACGCCTATCATTCGGACTTTGCCGACTGCCATCAGGATATCGCCGGCGCAAGGAAGCTGCTGGCGGAGGCGGGCTATCCCGATGGCATCGATGTCGAGATCTTCACCTCCGACGTGGAGGAAAACATGGTCCAGATCGTCGAGGCCTATCAGGCGCAGGTCAAGGCGGCCGGCATTCGCGTCAAGCTGTCGATGACCGCGTCCGACGGCTTCTGGGACAGTGTCTGGATGAAGCGGCCGGCCTTTGTCGACAGCTGGGGCCAGCGGCCCGCCACCCAGGTGCTGAACGAGGTCTATCGCTCGACCGCCAACTGGAATCCCTCGGTCTGGAAACATCCCGAATTTGACGCGATGCTCGACAAGGCGCGCGCCGAGCCGGATTTTGCCCGCCGCAAGGCGCTCTATGGCGAGATCCAGAAGAAGCTCTATGACGAGGGCGGCATGCTGATTCCCTATCACAAGGTGCTGCTGAGGGTGCTGCGCGATTCCGTGAGGGGCGTCGAGGCTCCCTTCGTCACGGAAAACATCGACTGGGCCACGGTCGACGTCGAATAG
- a CDS encoding ABC transporter permease has product MVGIIARRLWLGGITLLAVTFIMFSAVTLLPGDACSARLGRAATPASLAKCRASLPDQGPLLLRYVHWAGHALTGDFGQSVARQKPVGPVILLRFRNTLVLALAAALIGFPVAILLGVIAALRRDGFLDVLVSTVALTAMTVPEFVSATALVLVFSIWLHWLPGINIVPPDAPLLKLVASITTPALVLAFLNTAHVLRMVRSCVLDVLESPFVQMAHLRGIPYLRVIFLHVLPSALLPAISLLAMQFAWLLGGVVVVEVVFNYPGLGRLTVDAISDRDLPLVLGVASILAAIYVLANSIGDILMVLANPRLRTMRS; this is encoded by the coding sequence ATGGTCGGGATTATCGCGCGGAGACTCTGGCTGGGCGGCATCACGCTGCTGGCCGTGACCTTCATCATGTTCAGCGCCGTCACCCTGCTGCCGGGTGATGCCTGCTCGGCCCGCCTCGGCCGTGCGGCAACGCCTGCCTCGCTGGCCAAATGCCGGGCGAGCCTGCCGGACCAGGGACCGCTTCTGCTGCGCTATGTCCACTGGGCGGGCCATGCGCTGACCGGGGATTTCGGCCAGTCGGTCGCCCGTCAGAAGCCGGTCGGGCCGGTGATCCTGCTGCGGTTCCGCAACACGCTGGTGCTGGCGCTGGCCGCAGCCCTGATCGGCTTTCCCGTCGCCATCCTGCTCGGCGTCATCGCCGCGCTGCGCCGCGACGGCTTTCTCGACGTGCTTGTCTCGACCGTGGCGCTGACCGCCATGACCGTGCCGGAATTCGTCTCGGCAACCGCGCTGGTGCTGGTGTTCAGCATCTGGCTGCACTGGCTGCCGGGCATCAACATCGTGCCGCCGGATGCGCCGCTGCTGAAACTCGTCGCCTCGATCACCACGCCGGCGCTGGTGCTCGCCTTCCTCAACACCGCCCATGTGCTGCGGATGGTGCGCTCCTGCGTGCTCGACGTGCTGGAAAGCCCCTTCGTGCAGATGGCGCATCTGCGCGGCATTCCCTATCTCCGGGTGATCTTCCTGCATGTGCTGCCGAGTGCGCTGCTGCCGGCCATCAGCCTGCTGGCGATGCAGTTTGCCTGGCTGCTCGGCGGCGTCGTGGTGGTCGAGGTGGTGTTCAACTATCCCGGCCTCGGGCGGCTGACGGTCGATGCGATTTCCGACCGCGACCTGCCGCTGGTGCTCGGCGTCGCCTCGATCCTCGCCGCCATCTATGTCCTTGCCAACAGTATCGGAGACATCCTGATGGTGCTTGCCAACCCGCGCCTGCGCACGATGCGGAGCTAG
- a CDS encoding ABC transporter permease, protein MLALPAGLRDVLSSLLRQRSGQIGVTLLVLHLAVMLIAPLVVPYDFSLQDGASMFGGPSAAHWLGTDHLGRDVFTRLLLGGRQALFTTFLAAVLAVGWGAVTGISAGYVGGWYDELLMRVIDAFQAVPWLLFVMLLVTILGNSTTVMVLVLGFCYGLPSARIARSATLDIVASDYISAARLSGDSTATIIFHEILPNVRNVILVDGAMQWSWMLLWFSSLSFLGLGVSPPNPDWGLMISEVRLYMQVIPLAALAPMLALSSLIIGINLTADTLGKAFGIDRAKLEAERG, encoded by the coding sequence ATGCTTGCGCTCCCTGCCGGTCTGCGTGATGTTCTTTCCTCCCTGCTCCGCCAGCGCTCCGGCCAGATCGGGGTGACCCTGCTCGTCCTCCATCTCGCGGTGATGCTCATCGCGCCGCTGGTCGTCCCCTATGATTTCTCGCTGCAGGACGGGGCAAGCATGTTTGGCGGGCCGAGTGCCGCCCATTGGCTCGGAACCGATCACCTTGGCCGCGATGTCTTCACCCGGCTGCTGCTTGGCGGCAGGCAGGCGCTGTTCACCACCTTTCTCGCCGCCGTGCTGGCGGTTGGCTGGGGTGCTGTCACCGGGATATCGGCGGGCTATGTCGGCGGCTGGTATGACGAGTTGCTGATGCGGGTGATCGATGCCTTCCAGGCGGTGCCCTGGCTGCTGTTCGTCATGCTGCTGGTCACCATTCTCGGCAACAGCACCACGGTGATGGTGCTGGTCCTCGGCTTCTGCTACGGCCTGCCCTCGGCCCGCATTGCCCGTTCGGCCACCCTCGACATCGTCGCCAGCGACTATATCTCGGCGGCGCGGCTGTCGGGGGACAGCACCGCGACGATCATTTTCCACGAAATCCTGCCGAATGTGCGCAATGTCATCCTGGTTGACGGGGCCATGCAATGGTCGTGGATGCTGCTGTGGTTTTCCTCGCTGTCCTTCCTCGGCCTCGGCGTCAGCCCGCCCAATCCCGACTGGGGGCTGATGATCTCGGAGGTCCGCCTCTACATGCAGGTGATCCCGCTGGCAGCGCTGGCACCGATGCTGGCGCTGTCGAGCCTGATCATCGGCATCAACCTCACCGCCGATACGCTCGGCAAGGCCTTCGGCATCGACCGGGCCAAACTGGAGGCCGAACGGGGATGA